Below is a genomic region from Methanolobus sediminis.
AATTTCAACAGCCAATATAATTGAATCGATCATATATTGTTCATTAAAGAAAAACGGCTTCTCACTGCTGGTATTTTTATCCAATAATAGAGAGGAACTTTTGAAAAAACATACCATTTCTACATAGTTAAAATTCAGAGAGATAACATCGATTTTTGAATTATTCTTATTAAGTAATTTATAGTAATATGACCGTCAGTTGCTTATACTATTAGATACATAGTATTAATTGGTCATAAGGGAGTAAGCTGTAAAATGGAGCAGCATTCAGAACGGAATCTAAACCGTTCTGTAATAAGCTTCATTATACGTAGTTCAAATGAAGAAAAATTCAGGATGGAATAGAACTTAATTCCAAACATTCTTCATCAACGTATAGCTGAAATGAAGCGAAATTCAGGACGGGATAAAACCCGATCCCAAAATAACCTTCAACACCTTGTGACCACCTGATTATCTGTTTTTATTAAGCTTTTTTCTGATGTCAGATTCAAATATACTATATAATCCTAATCTCTTCTCACAGCCGGGTTATTAAGATCCAAATATCTATTTTCTCTTATCAATTGCTTGTTTTCCTGAAACAAATATTTTAAAATGTTTAGAATTAATGTTCAAGATACCTATTAAAATAAAAACAAAAACATTATTTCATTGAATGTTTAAAAAAGAAAGTAAAAAAGTAACTAGGCCTTTAATTTTTATTATTTCCTTCCCAAGAAGTAATAAGCAATTGCTCCGAGAATACCAAATATTAATGCTGCAAGTATCCAAACCACTTTCATTATAGGAGTTAGACCTTTGTTCTGAGTCACTACGTCATATATAACCCATATGACCGAAATTAATACAATAAGACCCCATATTGTTCCTAACATTTCTCATCACCTTTAAAGATGTTTATAAACTATTATAGTTGAGTTGTATTTGTATAAATATCTTACCTAATTTTAGTAATATGTTCATTTAACTATAATTGATTCTGTTTTAGACTTTTTAATTCTCAACATCATATCCCCATATCCCCAAATTTTTTCAAAATATAATAATTTCTCAGGCTGTATCAAAATAGTCGATATGTTAATG
It encodes:
- a CDS encoding PLDc N-terminal domain-containing protein → MLGTIWGLIVLISVIWVIYDVVTQNKGLTPIMKVVWILAALIFGILGAIAYYFLGRK